A window of the Negativicutes bacterium genome harbors these coding sequences:
- the rnmV gene encoding ribonuclease M5, protein MKIKEVIVVEGEHDRRAVEQAVEADVEITGGYALTASLLERLRKLQTVRGLILFTDPDFTGEIIRRTCTRKITGVKHAYLPRQEAMNKNDIGIENAAPAAIRRALTLLHTETYQAEVTYTAEDLLQLGLIGRPDSARLRQSVGDRLGIGYANGKSFLKRLNRYAISAEQLAAAAAFALAAETAASSSCSGRRQ, encoded by the coding sequence ATGAAAATAAAAGAGGTCATTGTCGTTGAGGGGGAGCATGACAGACGGGCGGTAGAGCAAGCTGTCGAAGCGGATGTGGAAATCACCGGCGGGTATGCCTTGACGGCGAGTCTGCTGGAGCGTTTACGCAAACTGCAGACCGTTCGCGGCTTGATTCTTTTTACGGATCCCGATTTTACCGGAGAAATCATCCGGCGAACCTGCACCCGCAAAATTACGGGTGTAAAACATGCTTATCTGCCGCGCCAGGAGGCAATGAATAAGAATGACATCGGGATTGAAAATGCCGCACCGGCAGCGATTCGGCGCGCCTTAACGCTCCTGCATACGGAAACGTATCAAGCGGAAGTCACCTATACGGCAGAAGATCTGCTGCAATTGGGTTTGATCGGCAGACCGGACAGCGCCCGTTTGCGCCAAAGCGTGGGAGATCGTCTTGGCATTGGTTATGCCAATGGTAAGAGCTTTCTGAAACGTCTGAATCGCTATGCCATCTCTGCGGAACAATTGGCTGCGGCGGCGGCCTTTGCGCTTGCGGCAGAAACGGCAGCCTC
- a CDS encoding TatD family hydrolase — MRLIDTHVHLDDERFGNEMESVLARAAVAGVEKLIQVGCNLPSSYQAVALAGRYAQIYPAVGIHPSDAAGYPAVADELAELAAKPEVVAIGEIGLDYYWNQGSKEVQREAFVRQLDLAGRLHKPVIIHDRDAHGDMMELLRRQAGHFSGGVLHCFSGSWEMAEVCLNLGFYLSFAGPLTFPKSNRLRQIAARIPLDRFLLETDCPYLAPQAHRGQRNEPAYVAEQAIAFAAVRGLTADAVAEQAAKNAEKLFGI; from the coding sequence ATGAGACTGATCGATACCCATGTTCATCTGGATGATGAACGTTTTGGCAACGAAATGGAATCCGTCTTAGCCCGTGCGGCTGTTGCCGGCGTAGAGAAGCTGATTCAGGTGGGCTGCAATCTGCCCTCTTCCTATCAGGCTGTCGCCCTGGCCGGCCGCTACGCCCAGATCTATCCGGCGGTGGGGATTCATCCCAGTGACGCGGCCGGTTATCCTGCCGTTGCGGACGAATTAGCGGAATTGGCCGCGAAGCCCGAGGTGGTCGCCATCGGCGAAATCGGTTTGGATTATTATTGGAATCAGGGCAGCAAAGAAGTGCAGCGGGAAGCCTTTGTCAGACAGTTGGATCTAGCCGGGCGGCTGCATAAACCGGTGATCATCCATGACCGCGATGCCCATGGCGATATGATGGAACTTCTGCGGCGGCAAGCCGGACACTTCAGCGGCGGTGTACTGCACTGCTTTTCCGGCAGTTGGGAGATGGCGGAAGTTTGTCTGAATTTGGGATTCTATCTCTCCTTTGCCGGACCGCTGACGTTTCCCAAATCGAATCGCCTGCGCCAAATTGCTGCCCGAATCCCGTTGGATCGCTTTTTACTGGAGACGGACTGTCCCTATTTAGCGCCGCAGGCGCACCGCGGTCAGCGCAATGAACCGGCTTATGTGGCCGAACAAGCCATTGCTTTTGCCGCCGTGCGCGGACTGACTGCGGACGCTGTCGCCGAACAGGCCGCAAAGAATGCGGAAAAACTTTTTGGCATATAG